A genomic stretch from Plasmodium brasilianum strain Bolivian I chromosome 9, whole genome shotgun sequence includes:
- a CDS encoding hypothetical protein (conserved Plasmodium protein), whose product MIVNANFTANEVSIEHICKLIGKEDVENISADEQKKIISFILNFYKTCKSFTIKEIENLKNFLKLVINKFKEGKNSFFEDLLLINFENASSSFINAKVNDDTSSYTDNVRQYFLSIFDLSVYLKGRESRPHHIIRAVVNYLRLFLLNALKMIRSNYCAKFYCQIISEGNILETLNNFYSNNEIADMVIIYCFLLLTGHKEFDKDVIKCRILKEFTSPLISSNVIIKNYYLILQILINLISRNGKNMKFLINNDEVVLLNNIVEKIYNHVKKGIFDFTCVNLLKLFAYLIEGRSNIIDSLLTASGNEHLTRYEQKQEERKKQQKEQPTQDLYISFFENTNKIVDCVECLIKADKICNVIKDKGDLFYDFLCILFCVLKRILDVILSLRVSKIGKSESDIYSIEREKKEINEQREELLIRSILNLSLNFLVHNSYVLPGEKKMLHLLCMDLVIGVSSSYYSELLNHKNVLVRVIAEMDKVKERGDEYNNYLYVKFFEIIFYMSVHNEQVCKEYFNKEFILQVENKIYQLDKIRNSEDLKEREGMNSLKIYYFGILYIYIKLNLEIKEKDFLVPFVNYVILKELTEKSFLLQNELYYLLFLQFLNISFLCNLYDFKKFVQNDSFVDLMKVCRGSTLRVKTSILNLLLRWLERKDFSDTLKWHVRKNKLIFTILFEYWRVVQATEEGTDLPSLDAPEEYNNERYMIYEIFKILTNNFTKYLNYFCENDEILNIFKCIILFEEKNILGIYASIDEQIEVLESDKSKLRNKIKLYNEKIEHIERRLLTIVELNYEKEVKDLESYYNSNENSSRICLFDRDSYYQFDTLEFYEILFGVILFDNIDLIFFDYIDLIFFDYIDLIFFDYIDLIFFDYIDLIFFDYIDLIFFDYIDLIFFDYIDLIFFDYIDLIFFDYIDLILFNGIYFSVIYLIVI is encoded by the exons ATGATTGTAAATGCAAACTTTACTGCTAATGAAGTAAGTATAGAACATATATGCAAGCTTATTGGAAAAGAGGATGTTGAAAATATATCGGCtgatgaacaaaaaaaaataattagttttattttaaatttttataaaacatgTAAATCATTTACAATTAAggaaatagaaaatttaaaaaattttttaaaattagtaataaaCAAGTTTAAAGAGGgtaaaaattcattttttgaagACTTACTGTtgataaattttgaaaatgcGTCTAGTTCTTTCATAAATGCAAAAGTAAATGATGATACGTCTTCATACACTGATAATGTCAGACAATACTTCCTTTCTATTTTCGACTTAAGTGTATATTTGAAGGGAAGGGAAAGCAGACCTCACCATATAATTAGGGCCGTAGTGAATTACTTGCGCCTTTTTTTACTGAACGCGTTAAA GATGATAAGATCTAACTACTGTGCGAAATTTTATTGTCAAATCATATCAGAAGGTAATATTTTGGAGacgttaaataatttttattcaaataatgaaatagcTGACATGGTCATTATATATtgctttcttttattaacgGGTCATAAAGAATTCGACAAAGACGTTATAAAATGTAGAATTTTGAAAGAGTTTACTTCTCCACTTATAAGTAGTAATGTAATTATAAAGAACTATTATTTAATACTTCAAATACTAATAAATCTTATCTcaagaaatggaaaaaatatgaaatttttaataaacaatGATGAAGTAGTACTACTTAACAACAttgtagaaaaaatatacaaccACGTAAAAAAGGGTATTTTCGACTTTACTTGTGTTAATTTGTTGAAATTGTTTGCTTATCTAATAGAAGGAAGAAGTAACATCATTGATTCGTTACTGACTGCTTCTGGGAATGAACACTTAACACGTTATGAGCAGAAGCAAGAGGAAAGGAAAAAGCAGCAAAAGGAGCAGCCTACGCAGGATCTTTACATATCCTTTTTCGagaatacaaataaaatagttGATTGCGTAGAGTGTCTAATTAAAGCTGATAAAATATGCAACGTTATAAAGGATAAAGGAGATCTTTTTTATGACTTCCtttgcattttattttgcgttttaaaaagaattttggACGTTATCCTTAGTCTAAGGGTGAGTAAAATTGGAAAAAGTGAATCagatatatattctattgaaagggaaaaaaaggaaataaacgAACAAAGGGAGGAGCTTCTCATAAGGagcattttaaatttatcattaaattttttggtTCACAATAGTTATGTCCTTCCAG gagagaaaaaaatgctGCACTTACTGTGTATGGACCTGGTCATCGGGGTAAGCAGCAGTTACTACTCTGAACTTTTGAACCACAAAAATGTACTTGTAAGAGTGATAGCCGAAATGGATAAGGTCAAAGAAAGGGGAGATGAATATAACAACTATTTATacgtaaaattttttgaaataatattttacatgaGTGTTCATAACGAACAAGTGTGCaaggaatattttaataaagaatTCATCTTACAagtagaaaataaaatttatcaattggacaaaataagaaattcTGAAGATTTAAAAGAGAGAGAAGGAATGAATTcattaaagatatattattttggaatattatatatatacataaaattaaatttagagataaaggaaaaagattTTCTTGTCCCGTTTGTTAACTAcgttatattaaaagaattaacaGAGAAGTCTTTTTTACttcaaaatgaattatattatttactatttttgcaatttttaaatatatcatttttatgtaatttgtACGATTTTAAAAAGTTCGTTCAAAACGATTCATTTGTAGACCTGATGAAGGTCTGTAGGGGAAGTACCCTTCGCGTTAAGACATCG ATATTAAACCTCCTGTTACGATGGCTCGAAAGAAAAGACTTCTCAGATACGTTAAAATGGCATGTACGGAAAAACAAACtaatatttactattttatttgaatattgGAGAGTAGTACAAGCGACGGAGGAGGGAACTGACCTACCAAGTTTAGATGCCCCTGAGGAGTATAAC AATGAGAGATATATGATATAtgaaattttcaaaatattgacgaacaattttacaaaatatctTAATTACTTTTgtgaaaatgatgaaatattaaatatattcaaatgtataatactttttgaagaaaaaaatatacttggCATATATGCAAGTATTGACGAACAGATTGAAG TTCTAGAAAGCGACAAAAGTAAActtagaaataaaataaaattgtacaatgaaaaaatagaacataTCGAAAGACGGCTTCTAACAATAGTTgaattaaattatgaaaaagaagtaaagGACTTAGAGAGTTACTACAATTCT AATGAGAATAGCAGTAGAATATGTTTATTCGATCGAGATAGTTactat CAATTTGACACATTagaattttatgaaatattatttggtgtaatattatttgacAATATtgacttaatattttttgactATATtgacttaatattttttgactATATtgacttaatattttttgactatattgatttaatattttttgactACATtgacttaatattttttgactACATtgacttaatattttttgactACATtgacttaatattttttgactACATtgacttaatattttttgactACATtgacttaatattttttgactACATTgacttaatattatttaacgGAATATATTTCAGCGTAATATATCTCATCGTAATATAG
- a CDS encoding DnaJ protein, translated as MIEYTTRNKKKGKEGQKKTRREREREEDKKSERERERENKKREKEKEKKLQYHKSSMIRNTDGIPETSSFSEIRSSYYRLLESMKNNYNSERKKKIVKAYTVLINKRTRRYYDYYLKYPNSVFNIIYFISYYIFKLFKVILALFIIALLICGFQYMNNKYEMKRIIQKLSKNKAFKKEVLNKIGTKHPQFRTYDLNTKRKVEEQIEEEVAQEMGLINNQRKGKFILSNLFIVKILCIPKNILCYILWNIKWIIKYTILKEEYDESDKMYITRVCMNISAQRWNNLGEEEKKGLLKKQLWIKEYQEEFLAEQREKDRLNKISSAKYKQQIRKKKKGMNFNYND; from the exons ATGATAGAATATACTACCAGG AACAAAAAGAAGGGGAAAGAGGGACAAAAAAAGACAAGAAGAGAGAGAGAAAGAGAAGAAGACAAGAAAAGCGAGAGAGAGAGAGAAAGAGAAAACAAGAAAAgagagaaagaaaaagaaaaaaagctTCAATATCACAAGAGCAGTATGATTAGAAACACTGATG GCATTCCAGAAACTTCAAGTTTTAGTGAAATTAGATCATCGTACTATAGACTACTAGAGAGTATGAAGAATAACTACAATTCggaaaggaagaaaaagataGTTAAGGCATACACggttttaataaataaacgtACAAGGAGATATTATGACTATTATTTGAAGTACCCTAATAGTgtgtttaatataatatattttatttcttactatatttttaaattatttaaagtaATACTAGCTTTATTCATTATTGCTCTACTTATCTGTGGTTTtcaatatatgaataataaatatgaaatgaAAAGGATAATCCAAAAGCtgtcaaaaaataaagcatttaaaaaagaagtattaaataaaataggaaCAAAACATCCACAGTTTCGTACATATGActtaaatacaaaaagaaaagtcGAAGAACAAATAGAAGAAGAAGTAGCACAAGAAATGggtttaataaataatcaaagaaaaggaaaatttattctaagtaatttatttattgttaaaattttgtgtatacctaaaaatattttatgctaTATATTATGGAATATTAAAtggataataaaatataccattttaaaagaagaatatgATGAAAGcgataaaatgtatattactAGAGTGTGTATGAACATTTCAGCTCAAAGATGGAATAATTTGggagaagaagaaaaaaaaggcttgttaaaaaaacaattatggATAAAAGAATACCAGGAGGAATTTCTTGCCGAGCAGCGAGAAAAGGATCGACTCAACAAAATCTCGAGCGCCAAGTATAAGCAGCAGATtaggaagaaaaagaagggCATGAACTTTAACTACAACGATTGA
- a CDS encoding hypothetical protein (conserved Plasmodium protein): MKNLSNVYLYKNNKLELIKELENVFIKKVHTCNNSLNVVLNRNNDSTYSTLIRLDDAADGSAATSTRSYVNISSNDTYDFNFMTRNLILYSFYKNEAVNENCQGLNEEKFHNESNVSHTTNSTVGRYTKNHSAQDSKNFNRILFTRNLKKQKDFFINEKNKVWKYKLDDNQMEEETRIKSIPINFEKIFFCSSQFYAINEEKQVFRWDTDETHKYDIIHDYNSRFVSYIHFSDKVKIENISCGQSHALFLSKNKNCYAFGRNDNYQVCQEKKIFYNTPILILLNKEKRKKVKYISAGHSHNLISTYQNEIYGWGNNMHSQLCSGDNFVKCPTLILNQNIWTDFIKKTSQSKKKKRHLLRKEKHKAHTGDATYSGTYNAEYCVACSSTNQGCCAYVKSKREDYRSGESYEGDQNSSISSKERSSLNVEWEKLKRINENYFQLRKFKNKNKFEIGKLCCGFSFSCILLKNKNCYIVGKNNCHEDGNVIKIPKKINKGKKIDDVFCNFFHIIVIDHLKIKKICPTIIHPNMENSIMLFFNFKVKNELNVKILLTDNNFMNKSKKKKKKKKNSQIVHPQKGNIDQNTEQLIYEQTSHSSSNIEDEERDKKEKKNTPTDIFFHFNYHNDIEVIPHFNPSSSFDVCPIMFYKKKAEYSISCQINRNIINKRLFLTLYNSDFSIKYNHSIILSNYEGKVRNIFPNNFALMQNIKLKIKINKAPIHVKSDYIYVLYHFTDDNKNYLYMFSKGRLNKKRTYIYTKMSFVKSANGCKSSNKHNCDNGNNDALCYHLSCASLNDKENSPSTIHKFTKCNVHYSFGYNFYKNYFPITIIKPDILNITPNIISTRENNVIININMLYLSKKFPFIHVILYNPHLQLINKKAYYNSDNNNYFFSTPLIPITLFKKSQLGRSLHLEKKKK; encoded by the coding sequence atgaaaaatttaagtaaCGTATAcctatacaaaaataataaattagagttgataaaagaattagaaaatgtattcataaaaaaggtGCATACATGTAATAATAGCCTAAATGTGGTATTAAACAGAAATAATGATAGCACGTACAGTACATTAATTCGGTTAGACGATGCAGCTGATGGCTCTGCTGCTACTAGTACAAGGAGTTACGTAAACATTTCATCGAATGACACTTACGATTTTAACTTTATGACTAggaatttaattttgtattctttttacaaaaatgaagCAGTGAATGAAAATTGTCAAGGtctaaatgaagaaaaattcCATAACGAAAGCAATGTGTCCCATACTACTAACAGCACAGTTGGcagatatacaaaaaatcATAGCGCACAAGacagtaaaaattttaataggATACTATTTAcgagaaatttaaaaaaacaaaaggacTTTTTTATCAACGAAAAGAATAAGGTATGGAAGTACAAATTAGATGACAACCAAATGGAGGAAGAAACACGTATAAAGAGTATACcaataaattttgaaaaaatatttttttgctctTCACAGTTTTATGCAATTAACGAAGAGAAACAAGTTTTTAGATGGGACACGGATGAGACacataaatatgatataattcATGACTATAATTCGAGATTTGTTAGctatatacatttttctgATAAggtaaaaattgaaaatatatcatgTGGACAAAGTCatgctctttttttatcaaaaaataaaaactgcTACGCTTTTGGAAGAAACGATAACTATCAAGTATgtcaagaaaaaaaaattttttataacactccaattttaattttattaaataaagaaaaacgaaaaaaagttAAGTACATATCTGCTGGACATTCTCACAATTTAATTTCAACTtatcaaaatgaaatatatggCTGGGGCAATAACATGCACAGTCAGCTATGTTCAGGCgacaattttgtaaaatgtCCCACGTTAATTTTAAACCAAAATATATGGACAGACTTTATCAAAAAAACATCAcaatccaaaaaaaaaaagagacaTCTGTTGCGTAAGGAAAAGCATAAAGCGCACACAGGTGATGCGACATATAGTGGGACATATAATGCAGAATACTGTGTGGCATGTAGTAGTACAAATCAAGGGTGTTGTGCTTATGTAAAAAGCAAACGGGAAGATTACAGGAGCGGAGAGAGCTACGAGGGCGATCAAAATAGTAGCATAAGTAGCAAAGAAAGGTCATCACTAAACGTAGAAtgggaaaaattaaaacgaaTTAACGAAAATTATTTCCAgttaagaaaatttaaaaataaaaacaaattcgAAATAGGAAAACTTTGCTGcggtttttccttttcctgcatacttttaaaaaataaaaattgctATATCGTGGGCAAAAATAATTGCCATGAAGACggtaatgtaataaaaatacctaaaaaaataaataaaggaaaaaaaattgatgacgtattttgcaatttttttcacATCATCGTTATAGATCatcttaaaattaaaaaaatatgtccAACGATAATACATCCTAACATGGAAAATTCCATTATGCTCTTCTTCAATTTCAAAGTTAAAAATGAActaaatgttaaaatattattaacggacaataattttatgaacaaaagtaagaaaaaaaaaaaaaaaaaaaaaaatagccaAATTGTTCACCCTCAAAAGGGGAATATTGACCAAAATACGGAACAATTAATTTATGAACAAACTAGCCATTCGAGCTCTAATATCGAGGATGAAGAGAGagacaaaaaagaaaaaaaaaatacgcctacagacattttttttcattttaactACCATAATGACATTGAAGTGATACCACATTTTAACCCTTCCTCTTCATTTGATGTCTGTCCCATAAtgttctataaaaaaaaagcagaatATTCTATATCATGTCAAATTaacagaaatataataaataaaagactATTTCTGACATTATATAATTCAgatttttctataaaatataatcacAGCATCATTTTGTCAAATTATGAAGGAAAGGTACGAAATATTTTTCCTAATAATTTTGCTTTAATGCAGAATATCaaattgaaaattaaaataaataaagcacCTATTCATGTAAAATCtgattatatatacgttttaTACCATTTTACCGATGATAACAAAAATTACCTGTACATGTTCAGTAAAGGAcgattaaataaaaaaagaacttATATTTACACTAAAATGTCTTTCGTTAAAAGTGCCAATGGCTGTAAAAGTAGTAATAAGCACAACTGCGACAATGGAAATAACGATGCTTTGTGTTATCATCTCTCTTGTGCAAGTTTGAATGATAAGGAGAACTCTCCATCCACCatacataaatttacaaaatgtaATGTACACTACTCTTTCGGTtataacttttataaaaattatttcccTATTACCATTATAAAACCTGACATACTAAACATTACACCAAATATTATCAGCACGCGGGAGAacaatgttattattaacataaacATGTTGTAcctttcaaaaaaatttccatttattcatgttattttatataatcctCATCTACaattaataaacaaaaaggcCTACTACAATTCGgacaataataattattttttttccacccCCTTAATTCCGATTACgctctttaaaaaaagtcAACTAGGTAGGTCCTTGCActtagagaaaaaaaaaaaataa
- a CDS encoding hypothetical protein (conserved Plasmodium protein), producing the protein MPNINIITLAVSIPHRIPSALSINFYVLYPDKINSSSTNINKKMGTFSEPTCECTEGASQIRGTPSSKTLTNTLNDTLTNTLKDTLTNTLNDTLTNTLNDMLTNTLTDTFTDALSSEFAIRENEGWGIPCKDTHNSNKLPTTERIKTNEITTTICINSKKEDEKGKEKNLHIKKNSIDFDNFNQSIFSINLNERNEEEKNKKNGKDDYQRTDNIDNERSNYTDGNDVEEDPGESHPDSYSIHGTLVTHNEHIKLTKRGESGKSGESGKSGKSGEPDEPDEPDQNDCYAIKRKKGKEAHHLDDHSEDSSGYLLDDVSNILKKKSNEKMEKKNRSTYIFQHKKRIKDRKTQKQKGKKNNPLKPNFLKINKTSKDNIKRASVATIMLENFSNSEMDYSSGFSCDSERINSNEY; encoded by the exons ATGCCAAACATAAACATTATAACCTTAGCAGTATCTATACCTCATCGCATACCTTCAGCGCTA TCGATAAACTTTTACGTTTTATATCcagataaaattaatagcAGCAGTACTAACATTAACAAAAAGATGGGAACATTTAGTGAGCCCACCTGTGAATGTACAGAAGGAGCATCTCAAATCAGAGGAACTCCATCGAGCAAAACGTTGACTAATACATTGAATGATACGTTGACTAATACATTGAAAGATACGTTGACTAATACATTGAATGATACGTTGACTAATACATTGAATGATATGTTAACTAATACATTGACTGATACGTTTACTGACGCGTTGAGCAGCGAATTCGCTATTCGTGAAAACGAGGGGTGGGGAATACCCTGTAAAGACACTCATAACAGTAACAAATTACCTACCACTGAACGTATAAAAACAAACGAAATTACAACTACAATTTGTATAAATTCTAAAAAGGAAGACgaaaagggaaaagaaaaaaatttacatataaaaaaaaatagtatagaTTTTGACAATTTTAATCAAAGTATATTCAGTATAAATCTCAATGAGAGAAATGaggaagagaaaaataaaaaaaatggtaaggACGATTATCAGAGAACAGATAACATCGATAATGAAAGGAGTAACTATACGGACGGAAATGATGTGGAAGAGGACCCAGGAGAAAGTCATCCTGACAGTTATAGCATTCATGGTACACTTGTTACACATAACGAACATATCAAGCTTACCAAACGGGGAGAGTCTGGCAAATCTGGCGAATCTGGAAAATCTGGAAAATCTGGAGAACCTGACGAACCTGACGAACCTGACCAAAATGACTGTTATGcgataaaaaggaaaaaaggaaaagaagcCCACCACTTGGACGACCACAGCGAGGACTCCTCGGGGTATCTCCTCGATGATGtaagtaatattttaaaaaaaaaaagcaacgAAAAAATGGAGAAGAAAAATAGGTCTACCTATATTTTTcaacacaaaaaaagaataaaagacAGGAAAAcgcaaaaacaaaaaggaaaaaagaataatccTTTAAaaccaaattttttaaaaataaataagacatcaaaagataatattaaaagagCTAGTGTAGCTACTATAATGTTGGAAAACTTTTCTAATAGCGAAATGGACTATAGCAGTGGTTTTTCATGTGATTCTGAGAGGATTAACTCGAATGAATACTAg
- a CDS encoding DNA-directed RNA polymerases I and III subunit RPAC1, giving the protein MKSVKFRDNFVKLTEEGPRNATTTNFYGSYFLSDKENFFDLDEFEKRLEMKILEKEENILIIEIKNLNVSIANALRRIMLSEVPTVAIEKVNIYQNTGIIADEILSHRLGLIPFKFDADLINFKEEHEKYNYLNCFCFKLHVKYTKRMGNNEPFQSIYSKDLKWCPLNEEQKNKFQKNYPKVVDDNILITKLSTGQEIELLCFLEKGIGKTHAKWSPVCTAVYKMYPTFTFDTIEKLTQDEKKDLVNICPKNVFDIEDSQNLVVKTPLSCSSCRVCIEKYPKKVSFEKVKNHFVFTIESTGCFPSVDIFRKALLILRYKALGVKEVLEEQTNA; this is encoded by the coding sequence ATGAAAAGCGTGAAGTTCAGAGATAATTTCGTAAAACTAACTGAAGAAGGACCTAGAAATGCAACTACTACAAATTTTTATGGTAGCTATTTTTTATCAGacaaagaaaatttttttgatttgGATGAATTTGAAAAGAGACTAGAAATGAAAATACTCgagaaagaagaaaacatattaattattgaaataaaaaatttaaatgtgtCTATTGCTAATGCTTTAAGAAGAATAATGCTGTCAGAAGTACCTACGGTTGCAATTGaaaaagttaatatatatcaaaatacaGGTATAATAGCAGATGAAATATTAAGCCATCGATTAGGATTAATACCATTTAAATTTGATGcagatttaataaattttaaagaagaacatgagaaatataattatttaaattgtttCTGTTTTAAATTGCatgtaaaatatactaaaagGATGGGTAATAATGAACCTTTTCAGAGTATTTATTCAAAAGATTTAAAATGGTGTCCACTTAatgaagaacaaaaaaataaatttcaaaaaaattatccaAAAGTTGTtgatgataatatattaataactaAGTTAAGTACTGGTCAAGAAATTGAgcttttatgttttttagaAAAAGGAATTGGCAAAACACATGCTAAATGGTCTCCTGTATGTACAGCTGTATATAAGATGTATCCTACCTTCACATTTGACacaatagaaaaattaactcaagatgaaaaaaaggatttagtaaatatatgtcCAAAAAACGTTTTTGATATTGAGGATAGTCAAAACTTGGTTGTTAAAACTCCTCTGAGCTGTTCTTCTTGTAGAGTTTGTATTGAAAAATACCCAAAGAAAGTCTCAtttgaaaaagtaaaaaatcattttgtCTTTACCATCGAGTCTACTGGATGCTTTCCTTCTGTTGACATCTTTAGGAAAGCTTTGCTTATTTTGAGGTACAAGGCACTGGGTGTTAAGGAAGTTTTGGAGGAGCAGACAAATGCCTAA
- a CDS encoding translation initiation factor eIF-1A, with translation MPKNKGKGGKNRRRGKNDNEGEKRELLYKEEDQEYAQVLRMLGNGRLEAHCFDGVKRLCHIRGKMRKRVWINSGDIILVSLRDYQDSKADVIAKYTPDEARSLKQHGELPETAKINETDIFDDDGQNGVEFLDDESDEEAQEDMNNVRKLEIEENFASAIFNVIIRSKYIKYYEICKLLRIYINDDRYTKMFNTDEHYGYCNSSG, from the exons atgCCAAAAAACAAAG gtaagggaggaaaaaataggaggagaggaaaaaatgacaacgaaggggaaaaaagagaattattatacaaaGAAGAAGACCAAG aaTATGCTCAAGTTTTGAGGATGTTGGGAAATGGAAGATTAGAAGCCCATTGTTTTGATGGAGTTAAACGATTATGTCACATTAG gGGAAAAATGAGAAAGAGAGTTTGGATAAATTCGGGTGATATCATTTTAGTGTCCTTGAGAGATTATCAAGATAGCAAAGCAGATGTTATAGCGAA ATATACCCCTGATGAGGCAAGAAGTCTGAAACAACATGGAGAATTACCAGAAACAGCTAAAATAAACGAAACGGATATTTTTGACGATGATGGACAGAATGGCGTGGAATTTTTAGACGACGAATCTGACGAAGAAGCACAAGAAGACATGAATAATGTGAGGAAATTGGAAATAGAAGAG AATTTCGCCTCGGCTATATTCAATGTTATTATACGAAGCaaatacattaaatattatgaaatctGCAAATtgttaagaatatatataaatgatgaTAGATATACAAAGATGTTTAATACTGATGAACACTATGGGTACTGCAATTCATCTGGGTAG